The following are encoded together in the Kingella negevensis genome:
- the polA gene encoding DNA polymerase I — MTQSTLLLVDGSSYLYRAFYALTHLTAPDGTPTNAVYGVLKMLQSLRADQPADYCAVVFDAKGKNFRHTLFPDYKATRPPMPDDLRPQAEMLPELVELMGWKVLKISDVEADDVIGTLAVQAATQGMNVIISTGDKDMAQLVNPQITLVNTMKNETLDEQGVFAKFNVQPHQIRDFLALMGDKVDNVPGVEKCGEKTAAKWLAEFGSLEEIMRRADEFKGKIGENLRAALPRLPLSYELVTIKTDVDLANELPNGLADLTHQTPNWGKLAPRFRELGFKTWLKEAESHLTQGESGDLFAEPAFTQPEKAEPQFAATPKELNYQAITTPEQLAALVMRLQASSQIGLDTETTSLEHLSARLVGISIAFAAGDAVYIPVSHTLAAQQLDWDTISGSLKPFLESETLGKIGQNLKYDQHVFKNHGIDLKGIVGDSMLASYIVESHKGHGLDELAERWLGLETITYESLCGKGAKQISFADVSIEQATEYACQDADFALRLEQHLRAQMDAKQLEMYEKMELPVAQVLFEMERNGVFIDRAELAKQSAELGAKLLELEQQAYALAEQPFNLNSPKQLQEILFQKLGIPTKGVKKTAKGGFSTDESVLEKLADDYPLPKIILQNRGLAKLKSTYTDKLPEMISPQTGRIHTNYAQAVAITGRLASNNPNLQNIPIRTEEGRRVRRAFSAPEGSVIVSADYSQIELRIMAHLSGDATLQAAFQNGEDVHRRTAAEVFGMQPESISSEQRRYAKTINFGLIYGMSEYGLAKSLGIDNVSASMFIKRYFARYTGVADYMQRTKEQAAQLGYVDTLFGRRLYLPDIHAKNAMVRAGAERAAINAPMQGTASDLIKRAMIATSHFLKERSLKTRLIMQVHDELVLEVPEDELALIQSQLPVIMASVGEGVLNVPLLAEVGVGKNWDDAH, encoded by the coding sequence ATGACACAATCAACCTTACTACTCGTGGATGGCTCGTCCTATCTCTACCGCGCCTTTTACGCACTCACCCACCTCACCGCACCCGACGGCACACCCACCAACGCCGTGTATGGCGTACTCAAAATGCTGCAAAGCCTCCGCGCCGACCAGCCAGCCGATTACTGCGCCGTCGTGTTTGACGCAAAAGGCAAAAACTTCCGCCACACCCTGTTCCCAGACTACAAAGCCACGCGCCCACCCATGCCAGACGACCTGCGTCCGCAAGCCGAAATGCTGCCAGAACTGGTTGAACTCATGGGCTGGAAAGTATTAAAAATCAGCGATGTAGAAGCCGATGACGTGATTGGCACACTCGCTGTTCAGGCTGCCACGCAAGGTATGAACGTCATCATATCCACAGGCGACAAAGACATGGCGCAACTGGTTAATCCACAGATTACGCTCGTCAATACCATGAAAAACGAAACGCTGGACGAACAAGGCGTGTTTGCCAAATTCAACGTACAGCCACACCAAATCCGCGATTTTCTCGCGCTGATGGGCGACAAAGTGGATAACGTGCCTGGTGTGGAAAAATGTGGCGAAAAAACCGCCGCCAAATGGCTCGCAGAATTTGGCTCGCTGGAAGAAATCATGCGCCGCGCAGACGAGTTCAAAGGCAAAATTGGCGAAAACTTACGCGCCGCCTTGCCCCGTTTGCCGCTATCGTATGAATTGGTAACGATTAAAACCGATGTGGATTTAGCCAACGAATTACCCAACGGCTTAGCAGATTTAACGCATCAAACGCCCAACTGGGGCAAACTCGCGCCACGTTTCCGTGAACTCGGTTTCAAAACATGGTTGAAAGAAGCCGAATCGCATTTAACCCAAGGCGAAAGCGGCGATTTATTCGCAGAACCCGCATTCACGCAGCCTGAAAAAGCAGAACCACAATTTGCCGCCACACCAAAAGAGCTGAATTATCAAGCTATTACCACGCCTGAACAATTAGCTGCTTTGGTTATGCGCTTGCAAGCCAGTTCACAAATCGGCTTGGACACCGAAACCACATCGCTGGAACACCTATCCGCGCGATTGGTTGGCATCAGCATTGCCTTTGCGGCTGGCGACGCGGTTTACATTCCTGTTTCGCACACCTTAGCCGCACAACAACTGGATTGGGACACCATTTCAGGCAGCCTGAAACCGTTTTTGGAAAGCGAAACGCTGGGCAAAATCGGGCAGAATTTGAAATACGACCAGCACGTTTTTAAAAATCATGGCATTGATTTAAAAGGTATTGTGGGCGATTCCATGTTAGCTTCGTATATCGTGGAAAGCCACAAAGGGCATGGCTTAGACGAGTTGGCGGAACGCTGGCTAGGCTTGGAAACGATTACTTACGAAAGTTTGTGTGGCAAAGGCGCAAAACAAATTTCGTTTGCCGATGTGAGCATTGAGCAAGCGACTGAATACGCGTGTCAGGACGCAGATTTCGCTTTGCGTTTGGAGCAGCATTTACGCGCACAAATGGACGCTAAACAGCTTGAAATGTATGAAAAAATGGAATTGCCCGTCGCGCAAGTGTTGTTTGAAATGGAACGCAACGGCGTGTTTATTGACCGTGCGGAATTAGCCAAACAGAGCGCGGAATTGGGCGCAAAATTATTGGAATTGGAACAGCAAGCGTATGCGTTGGCAGAGCAGCCATTCAATTTGAACTCGCCCAAACAGTTGCAAGAAATCTTGTTCCAAAAATTGGGCATTCCAACCAAAGGCGTGAAGAAAACGGCAAAAGGCGGTTTTTCAACTGATGAATCGGTGTTGGAAAAATTGGCTGATGATTATCCGTTACCCAAAATTATTTTACAAAACCGTGGTTTAGCCAAATTAAAATCTACTTACACCGACAAACTGCCTGAAATGATTTCGCCGCAAACGGGGCGCATTCACACCAATTACGCGCAAGCCGTGGCGATTACGGGGCGTTTAGCCAGTAATAATCCGAATTTGCAAAATATCCCCATTCGCACAGAAGAAGGGCGACGTGTTCGCCGTGCGTTTAGTGCGCCTGAAGGCAGTGTAATTGTGTCGGCGGACTACTCGCAGATTGAATTGCGGATTATGGCGCATTTGTCTGGCGACGCGACGCTTCAGGCTGCGTTTCAAAATGGCGAAGATGTGCATAGACGCACGGCAGCGGAAGTGTTTGGTATGCAGCCTGAAAGCATTTCTTCTGAGCAACGCCGTTACGCGAAAACCATCAATTTCGGGCTGATTTACGGCATGAGCGAATATGGTTTGGCGAAGTCTTTGGGGATTGATAACGTGTCTGCGTCTATGTTTATTAAACGCTATTTTGCGCGTTATACAGGCGTGGCGGATTATATGCAGCGCACGAAAGAGCAGGCGGCGCAACTGGGTTATGTGGATACGCTGTTTGGGCGCAGATTGTATTTGCCTGATATTCATGCGAAAAATGCGATGGTTCGCGCTGGGGCGGAACGTGCTGCCATCAATGCACCTATGCAAGGCACGGCAAGCGATTTGATTAAACGGGCGATGATTGCCACTTCGCATTTCTTGAAAGAACGCAGCCTGAAAACGCGTTTGATTATGCAGGTGCATGATGAGCTAGTGTTGGAAGTGCCTGAAGATGAATTGGCGTTGATTCAAAGCCAGTTGCCTGTGATTATGGCAAGCGTGGGCGAA